The proteins below come from a single Caloenas nicobarica isolate bCalNic1 chromosome 23, bCalNic1.hap1, whole genome shotgun sequence genomic window:
- the GPR3 gene encoding G-protein coupled receptor 3 has protein sequence MMEDRPPNSSDGQHGWFMARNGSSSSVDLESVVRPLALNPWDVVLCISGTIISCENAIVVVVIFYTPAFRAPMFLLIGSLATADLLAGLGLILHFAFVYFIPSDAVSLLTVGLLVTSFTASVSSLLAITIDRYLSLYNALTYYSERTVTRTYIMLILTWGASICYGLLPIMGWNCLKEPSSCSIIKPLMKNHLIILSVSFFMVFAVMLQLYVQICKIVCRHAHQIAVQRHFLASSHYVTTRKGIATLAVILGTFASCWLPFAVYCLLGDYSYPALYTYVTFLPATSNSMINPVIYAFRNQEIQKVLWTVCCGCFSPTLPFRSRSPSDV, from the coding sequence ATGATGGAGGACAGGCCCCCGAACTCCAGCGACGGCCAACACGGCTGGTTCATGGCCAGGAACGGCAGCAGTAGCTCCGTGGACCTGGAGTCCGTGGTGCGACCCCTCGCCTTGAACCCGTGGGATGTCGTCCTCTGCATCTCCGGGACCATTATCTCCTGCGAGAACGCCATCGTGGTGGTTGTCATCTTCTACACCCCGGCGTTCCGGGCTCCTATGTTCCTCCTCATCGGCAGCTTGGCCACGGCCGATCTCCTGGCCGGTTTGGGGTTGATCCTGCATTTTGCCTTTGTGTACTTCATCCCGTCAGATGCTGTCAGCCTGCTCACCGTGGGGCTGCTGGTCACCTCCTTCACGGCCAGCGTCAGCAGCTTGTTGGCCATCACCATTGACCGCTACCTGTCCCTCTACAACGCCTTGACCTACTACTCGGAGAGGACGGTCACCAGGACTTACATCATGTTGATCCTCACCTGGGGAGCCTCCATCTGCTACGGGCTGCTGCCCATCATGGGCTGGAACTGCCTGAAGGAGCCGTCCAGCTGCAGCATCATCAAGCCCTTGATGAAGAACCACCTCATCATCCTCTCCGTCTCCTTCTTCATGGTCTTTGCGGTGATGCTCCAGCTCTACGTGCAGATCTGTAAGATCGTCTGCCGGCACGCCCACCAAATCGCCGTCCAGAGACATTTCCTGGCCAGTTCCCACTATGTCACCACCCGCAAAGGCATCGCCACCTTGGCCGTCATCCTGGGCACCTTCGCGTCGTGCTGGCTGCCCTTCGCCGTTTACTGTCTCCTGGGGGATTACAGCTACCCGGCCCTCTACACCTACGTCACCTTCCTCCCCGCCACCTCCAACTCCATGATCAACCCCGTCATTTACGCTTTCAGGAACCAGGAGATCCAGAAAGTGCTGTGGACCGTGTGCTGCGGGTGCTTCTCTCCCACCCTGCCCTTCCGCTCCCGCTCCCCCAGTGACGTCTGA